The Lytechinus variegatus isolate NC3 chromosome 1, Lvar_3.0, whole genome shotgun sequence nucleotide sequence TCTTGAATGTCACCAGTTTGTCTGCGCTACTTTGGACAAAATTCTAGCATTTAGTGCTAACTTGCATCATATCCCAATGAATCTGTAAACAAAAATGTTGCCGAGCTTTATCAAGCCAAGTCTAAACATGCCATACAGATAAACTTTAAACTCCAAAACCTGCATCATATTTCTATTCATCTACACACATTGGAATGCATTCATCATCATCTGGTTACTGCTGATCTTTGGCAGCCTTATCAAGGCATTTAACTTCCTCTGTTTTATTCCAGTTCATTCGGATCCTGTACATGAAACACAAAAAATAGAGCAAAGGCAGATATGAGTTATGTCTGACATGGAGGTTTTTCATTTTACAGAAGGTATCTATTTCTGAGAAGACAGCTAAACAACTTGTCTGTCATACAGTGTATGAAGACACATGGCTTGACTACAAATACTATAATCTTGCTATTTCGCATTACACTTACAATGCAAAAACTCTTTATGCAGTCAACCTAGTAAGTCAACCTCTCAAAACTTTGCCCAAGTCAAAGGTATCAAAAGTCTCCCAATGCAATTCAATTGTCCCAGACAAAATCATTTGATTATTCTCAGCTAATCACACTTAGACCTCAAAGGTGGAATCAATATTCTACTCCAGTGCAAGATAACTGGATATGCCATggacatataaaataaaatatcaacttGTATTTCTTTAAACTGAAAGTATTTGGCAAGGTCAATGAAATGGGAACTATGAAAGATAATCTTTGTCTCACCTATCTCTCCAGGATTGCCTTCAATGATACCATTCTCAACTGGTGCTCCTTCAGGAGCTCTCAGGGCCATTGGGTCTCCTGCTAGCTGAGCTTCTCCATCTACCATCGTCTCCAGGACTCCTTGAACTCCATCAGTATTTGTCTGTTCCTTCGTCATCTGACTCTCAAGGGTATTCTGTCATTAGATACAGGGATTACAACAAAGATTTATTTCAACtatttataaaaaatcatacaagAAAAGAGTTACATAGTGATGATGGGGccataaagaaatattaaagaaacTTACGAAACGTTGCAGTTTGGGATTAATTAGATGTAAGATAGTGGAAGACTATGATCTGAAATCATTAATAGTTTTAATGTTTGAACGCTGCAGCAAAGGGGGTCTCATGTTGTTTTaatttgttatatcatataCAGTTGACGGTAATACAAACCACTTACTGGTGTGAAGCAAAACATACCCAATATATGACTGGCATTCACCAATTTTCAGTTTCTGGAGGTATGAACATCTAGCTATATTAGGAACTTGCACAAGTATTGATCATTTcaacagaaaagaaaatcagaGAAGTATAGTACATTGAAGTAATTGAGATTGAAAATACAGAGAAATCTGTTTAATACCTATTACTTTAACAAGAAACCTACCTGTGTTATTACAGTAAGCTTTGAAGGTAGGTCATCTAGAGtgatttcttcattgttgtTCTCTCCCACTGTAGCCTGTGAAGTATCCTGTGGTGTGCTATCATCCGTGGTCTCCTTGGGTTCTGATGCAGGAGCCGGTGCAGGAGCTGGATCTTTCTCAAGACTCTCCTGTCTTGAGATATTCTCCTTCTGACTAGCATCCGATTCAACAGGGATCTCTGTGCTCATTGTTGTATCATCCTGAAACACAATAGAAATTGAATACTCAATAATATCACTAGATTAAGTGTAATAATACGTTCTTgatgttcttttttccccttacCTCAAAGAGTTATTCTCTGAATGTTCGCACAGCTGTTAAATCTAATGCTTgttcatatttcaatttaacaCTAGTTTCATGCTTAGTCTCAAATTTCATGGATGAAAATGGTCCTTTGTCTGCAATTTTTTACACAgatttctgacattttatgAAGGACTACTAGTTCAAAGTTTGGATAGCTTGATACTGCAATACTGCCTTATAgcggaagaagaaaaaatgtcaTAAGTCAAAGTTTAGAGACATCCAAGAGGACAGTGTTAATTAATCTGAATTCAATACCATAATCGATTTATGATGGCTTTAAGAAATATCCAAGTGACAAGCATTCAACAAAGAATATTTTAGTTAACTCACCACACTGTCAACTTCGCCATCGGCGTTGGCTGCTCCAATTCTTGTGATTGTCTCTTCTACAGCTTCTCCTAGATGGTCTGagtcatcttcttcttctccactACCAATACTGAGAAgtgaaacaaaattatcaaatatgACATTCAATATCACTGATCAAGAATTATGCTtaatacagagctgccaacctgaaaaggaacatttcagtatttttgaagctgaaaatcagtatttcggtgaggaaatcagtattttcagaaaataccataccataggaccacacatacatgtacaactgaAACtatagaaatcagtattttacttgaaactatcagtattctcacttttcagtactaaatactgaaaatcagtactacttggcagctctgtaataATACCTCATTACATAAGGGCAATTCAATAGAAAAACCTCAGACTCAGATTTATTTTCCTCCACTTTTACCCCACTTCATGAATGACATTACTTGATGAAAGTCATGCACAAGAGGTTGCATGTACATACTTTATACAATTCCCCGTGATGAATTATAAGTGGGTAAAGAATGGATTACTAATCAATTTTAGATCATAAAGGAATACACAACTCAGCATTTTGTTGAGgaaagtttgaataaaatttacaatgagctttaaaaaatatgtctgacAGACCCTATTTGTAACTTTTGTGTAATTTCATTCcaaaatgatgtatttttcCACACGATTTGAAAATTTTTACTTACTATGTAACTCCTTTTGATTCACTCATGGAAAGCTCAATCTGTAAATGATCCACACTCTGAGGCTCACTGTCTCTGTTTAAAAACAAAGGTATAATGACAATCATTATGATATGAAAAACATCTGTCAGTCTATATAGAATTCATGATTACTTGCATGTACATGCAACAGTAGTATCTTTGATCAAGTTCACCCAAGTCATTTATAAAATTCATCCTACAAAATCAATATcaccaaaatataaatttcttttcCTATTATTACAGATTACTTCATGGTATTACGATTCATTTTAAAAGCATATACTCTAAACTAAACAAATTGTGGAACAGGTTCATATCTATCACCAGGACATTTATTTCTCATCAAAAGAATGGATCAGCAccagaaatcaataaaaataaacagtaCTCACTCTTCTCTATCACTGATATCCACTTGTGTTGCTAACATATCATCTCTCATCTGAAAACACAACAaatcaagaagaaaaatatggtAATATAAAATGTTGCATTTTACTCATACAAGTCCCATAATCTTTCAAAAGTTAGCAAAAGTCTAATTTTAAGCATGGCAACTAAAACCCCATGAACAATGTGAACCCTAATCTATTTATATTACAATGATTGGTTTGtgtaatagaaataataagAGGCATCCGTAGAACAGTTCAGAGTCTAAAGGTAGAAAAATACAGAGCAAATTAtgctgaaaaacaaagaaaaccaCAATGAACTAATTGTAACTTGTCatttacccccccaaaaaaaaaaaataaataaatgaaaaaataaaaaataataataatgaaaaccaTGTCATTccacaaataaaatgtttttttaaaacccATACTGAGAAGAAAGAATGATACAGAGGAAATAATTCACAGGAAATCAAAAGGTAACAAATACCATGGTGTCTGACTTACATTTCCtagttcttcttcttcatatctAGAAGCTACTGCCATAGCAGTCTCTAATGCTTGTTCCATCACACCTCCACCAGACCTATCATCCTGTTGCTGTCTTCCCTGAGGATGCCTCTGTTGGACAGTATCATCTTCATCTGATGACGACTCATCTGAACTGCTTTCTCCTACAATCAGAAGAGTAGAAATTGCTTTAAATTGTACCAACAAAATACCTACTACATTAAACAAATCATGTCTTAATTGCTGAGAATGTATCATTTAACCAATTATCCCCCAACACCCACTTTTTTACCATGATTAATCAAAACGACAAGCTTTTCAACTTTCTAAACACCATCATCTACAAAGATGGCAGCTCTTTCTCACACAGACGAGTCAAACTTCACTCACTTTGCGATGTAACATTTTAAGTATGGGATCTAGCTGTATGAAACAAATGTCAACCTAAAATTCTAAGATCAATGTATTACAAAAACAAGATCAATAACATTAAAATGTGCATGAAgaaattaatttgattattttacatCATTAAAACAGTTGTTTTGCCTGGTATATGGCTTCgcaagaaatataaaaaaagaactaATAATCACCTTCTCCCGTTACTTGATCTTGAGCCGTGCCAGTCTCTGTGCCAGTTTCCGTCTGCTCCTCTTCttcatcgtcttcatcatcatcatcctcgtcgtcgtcatcatcatctcgTTTCGCAGCTTCTTGTTTGAGTTTGTTACCAGCTGTATCAAGGTCTTGCATGAGTCTGAAGAATGCTAGTTCATTGAAAAGAATCTCAGAGATATCCACCAACAGATCCTCACCACACTCACGCATCCTGATAGAAGAAATAATACATCATGTTTCACAAGGTTTATCTTCAGGACACATACATTTATTCTTATCATCAGAGTCGCTCATACCATATCAAGAATAATAACTATAAAGCAGCATTTCTCTAGTTAAATGACAAAATGCCAACTTTGCAACTTCCAAGGTTGCTAACAAGTCAAGGACCCCTTTTcatatcaaaatgttcatttttaaaaaaattgaaaattttatcaaacatCAGCCCCAACATTAGCGAACTTATCAACAATGCGATAGCATTGAATTTACAAATCTAACTACCTCATAAAATATACCacttaaatcattaaaatgaagATGACTTCTACATCCTTGAAAATGAAAGAGTAAAGccaaagaggaagaagaaactCACTTTCTACCGGAGAACTTGGCAAGAGAGTCTTCCAGGATAGAGCCAAGCTGCCTATTGAAGAAGCGAACAAATTCCCTGCTCTCATCTTTCTGCCTTGCCAGACCTAGCACCAAACGTCTGATGTAGGCAAGTAGCTGCGGAGAGCACACATCATCCATGTGTTCCTTGAGATATGGAATCACCTCCTGCATGATGCCTTTGATCTGGAGGTCTAGCTGACGAGTGTCGATCCGAGGGTACTGCTCAGGgaagaaaattcaaaatcattaattccttgagaaatacatgtaaaactaATTCAAATGGGTGAATAGTTCTACAGCAAATAGGAATATTCTAAATAATACAATTGAAAACTattgttgaaataaaaacatcacTAAAAAGTAAATGgattatatttttacattctAGTCCTCTCCCTTCCCCTGTACGTGTTGTGGGCCTTGTAACATAGAGCTGAGCGATTGATCTTTGCACTGGTTTCTAAACTCagttgcattgattattgtgtatgatcagtcatgcaacagggccctggcaAGTTTTATTTCCTCCCAGAAATATCATTAAGTTTTCTTAAAGATACAATAATCTATGACAATAACCTCATGAAAAATACCAACTTTTCGATGAATGTGAATGATTCAAATGCTGTACAAAATGGAATATGGCAAACTGAACTCACTGGCAGATCAGAAAAGGAGCTTTCACTGCCCATATCTTGAGCTGAACTATTGCTAGTCATATCTGAAGCTGACATAGTACTCCGTTCCTTGGCATTGTCTATTGAACTGATTCCAGAAGCAGCCTCAGCCTCTGCCTTTAGCCTCTCATATTCTCTCATCcgctgaaagaaaaaataatcataaatgggaactttttatatgaatttcacAAGAACAATGGATAAggttttgatatatttcataatattCAGTTCTTGTTTAGTTATAGGTAAAAAATCTGAACAGgataataaaaagaatcttaGGAAAAGAGATTGTACCATGTGATTGGAACAATAGTGGCAATACTAACCTAAATAATcaatattctgatattcaaataaaacaattatttgaTAGTCATGCAAATTacaaaactttattttcaattttgttcaaaGTGATACATCTAAAAAATTCATAGTTCAATACaccttgagaaaaaaaagtaagagtTCAATTAAACTAGAAAAGAAAttgggaatatatatatatctacataGAGTAAGTGCTATACATCATTTTACCTTCAATGCCTTATCAAGATGAATGACAGTGTCTCCTAGGTCTTCATTAGCAAAACCGAATTCTCCCCGTCCTAATGATGGAGGTGTTGAGAGTGAACTGGCAGAGTCTACATTCTCAATGTAATCATATTGATCATCTTCCAGCAAGGCATAGGATGACTCATGTGGCTTCTGAAGGTTAGCACCAAACAGACGAGCCTGGTTGGAAAAAAGACAATATTTGCATACCTgtaaattttttgtatatactgaatGATGGGAAACTTGACCTTTGGCTTTAAGACCTCAAAAACTTATCAGTGCATACAAGACCAAAGTTTGAGTTAATCTCCCAGCAGGATAAATGTGGGATTGATGAAAGTAAAACCATGAACCTGATGCTTCCAGCAACCACCTATGGTGGGAAGAGGAATTCCAATATCTATTCTTTCTTGTTGCACAACCTAAACACTTCCAAGAAAATGTGAATTATCAATATGAAAGTGATACTTACACAGTAACACAGAACTAAAAATAACTTCTACGAGCATGCAAATATTACTCATGACCAATACCCTGACCAATTCAGCCATTTGACTATGACTCAGGTTTTTTAATCATAGAATCAGAATATTACCTTGATTTCTTCCTCATCTGATGTAATAAAGCTCTCACTAGGGGTTTGCTCTGATCCTGCAAAGTTCATCCATGCTGGCATTGGCTGCaaataagaaagaagaaaatacgtAAATGATTAGTTGAACCACATCATATAAAGAACATTACATTTTAGTAATAGTCACTTTCACCACACACAAAATAAGTATCATCAAAAAATGCTAACAGCAGCAACACACTCTATCAAGAGAAGAcaataaaaaatgcaaatgtCATTCTGAATCTAGGATAGAATTGTTcagtttttcatttacaaacacTATTaaggcattttctgtcattGACAGCACATTAATATGCTCAAGAAGCCTCTGTGCATCACTGCGTGAAAACTCTaatgatttgaatcaaataTGATATTTGTATTCCATGTACAATGTTGAATACTCACCCTCTCTGATGGCAGGGTAGGGGCCTCTGATGCTGAAGCATTAGTATTATCATCAGTGAGATACTTTGAGACAAGGTCCTGTAGGGCGTAGAGCGCCCTCTGTCGTAGGTAGTCTGAATTGAGCATCTGAAGCTCACGGAACAGCTCGATGAGGAAGTGCGGTCTGGTCTCGTTTTGAGAGATGAGTGATGCTACTTCTGAGTAGATAGATTCACGGAGGGCTTCAAAGAGAGAGAACTCACTCCCTGCATCAGACTCACTGAGAGATTAGAGAGAGAGGTTGAACATATTATAATGAGTGCAAAGAACTCCATGACCACATACATTTGTATGTAAGGAAATgggcaaaggaaaaaaaataaccacACAGATATCTTAAACTCCAATGCAGATGCTTTATATGGCACACACAATTTATAATTGacaaaattttgaattcattTGACTGACAATAATTAATATACCTCAGACAGCAAGCATCTTGACTCAAAGAATAGCACTTTCGCCAActtaaaatcttttaaaaaaaaataccattttgTACAcgttaaaaattatgaaaacacaaaaaaatatacttacAGTTCACTAGTCTGTGACCTGATTGACCTGTCAGTGTCTTGCTGTacttgctgctgctgctgctgaccTCTGCCCTTTGACCTTCCTCCATTGTTACCCTTATCACTCATATCACCGGGTAGACTAGACATAGAGACTGTGCTTGCAATGCTAGCAGTGTCTAGGAATGCAGTCCCACTGATGGAGGAACTTAACCCTGTACCCATCTTGGGTCCAAGAAGCTTGGCTAGACGTGCACTGGGTTGGTTGGACTGGCTTGATAGCTGAGCTCTGGCTTGGGATGCACTGCTTGGCATTGGATGTTTGCCTGAGGAATTACATGGGGAAAAGCAggattatttttcatctttcttcaCAAGATGTATTAAATGCTTAACAATTGAAAAAACAGAGTAAATGAACAGTGCCAGAGGTTTGTCTTAATTTTGAGGGAttgaaaaaaacccaacatatgatacatgtaatgGGAGACTTAATGATTTAAGAATATGAACaatatcattaacattataatcatcaatactatcaatatcattatcaacatcatcatcatgatcattattaccTTCTCTGTTAGATGATGTATTTGATCTCTGACTTCCTAACTCATCCCGTAATCTCCTCTGCTGCTCtctgtaataataaaaaaataacaatacaaaattGACGCTGAAATCCAGGGTCTACTAACCATATGAAGAAGTTGAGCAAATATTCTTTTAATTAGAAATCTTACAAATGCAATAAATTGTGGTATagttttaaacaagtggaatgcttctggccgtctcacctgcatcacgcggttcaatatagcagcagtgctgactttgaatactactctaactcgcacaagatgttcagcgatacatggttactcttatgtccactttttatgaactagaccaataaacttacagagatatgatggttattcaacaaaaaaccccaacatggccaaagttcattgaccttacatgacctgtgaccttgatcatgtgacctgaaactcgcacaggatgttcagtgatacttgattactcttatgtacaagtttcatgaatcagatccataaactttcaaagttatgatggtgattcaacagatacacccagttcggccaaagttcattgacctttgaccttcgtcatgtgacctgaaacgctcacaggatgttcagagatacttgattactataatgtccaagtttaatgaactagaccaataaactttcaaagttatgatggtaattcaacagatacccccaattcggccaaagttcattgaccctaaatgacctttgaccttaatcatgagacctgaaacttgcacaaaatgttcagtgatgcttgattactattatgtccaagtttcatgaatcagatccataaactttcaaagttatgatgggaattcaacagatatctgcaattcggccaaagttcattgaccctaaatgacctttgaccttggtcatgtgacgtgaaactcgtgcaggatgttcagcgatacttgattaaccttatgtccaagtttcatgaactaggtccatatattttctaagttatgatgacatttcaaaaacttaacctcaggttaagatttcgatgttgatccctccaacatggtctaagttcattgaccctaaatgacctttgaccttggtcatgtgacatgaaactctaataggatgttcagtaatacttgattaaccttatggccaagttttattaactaggtccatatactttctaagttatgacgtcatttcaaaaacttaacctcaggttaagatttgatgttgacactgccgccgccgccgccgtcggaaaagcggcgcctatagtctcactctgcttcgcaggtgagacaaaaaattgaACGTTTATATAACATATAAAACAAGAAACATACTGTTACAATTTGCAGCAAATACTATCAAGCTAGATAAAAattgcatgaaacatctttcTACTGAACAAATTAAATGCCAAAAACATATCAAGTATTGTATTAATGTAACAGAAACTTAACctaaaaatgatatttgattattaaaGTCTAGCATCAAGTTGTATAATCTTCCAACCCAACCCATTTGATCAGTAACCAATCTCGGTTACAAAAGATCAAATAACTTACGTTCTTTTCAGAAGGCTGGTAATATCAAGTGGAGGTACAGTGATCTCTTCCCTTGACTCTGATTGTTCCCTTGCTAAGATATCATTGATGTCTCCAATCCCACTGTCCAAGGTGTACCCGCCCATCATCCTTGATGCCTTGCCGCTTGTGGCACTATTCagataggcggtttcaaactcGTCATCATCGTTGCTTACTTGAGCTGTGTTGGGTGGTACATGGTAGGAGGCAGCACCGCTTAACCTCTGCTGAGTGGCTTGACGGGCATAAGGGTTGTAGGTGTCCCTCTGGCCAGTACCACCTTCGTTCAGGTCGTTGGGAGTATAGGGGTTTGCATAGGGTGAGCGATAGTTGCCTGGACTCGGTTGGCCAAAGCCAGGTGGGAATGTAGGATTCATGTTGAATGGCATCGCTGTTGAGGTGTAAAAGAAACCTTGTAAATCTCACATACAGCTATAAATGTTCAAACACCAAGTTCTATATACAAACACTACAAAAATGCATCCGGACAAGGGGGCTTGAGAGAATAGTTTATCTGTAAAGAATGCATACATCATAGTAACATCACTATTGGAATAATTTACATTTCAGAAGGGCAAAAGACATGTGGTTAGAAATCATATTGTTTTTATCTGTGACGATTTATCACTACTGAATATTCTTTGATACAAAATCTAAAACATGTCACTACAGCCTAGAGGAAGATATTCTGCATACACAATACTGAACCTACCTGGATTATAGGGAGGAGGTCCATACATTGCATCAGGTCCCATACCAGATGATCTGCCAAAGGGCGGTGACTGGCCTGGATACCCCATACCTGAGGGTCTCTGTGGATTCCTGTACATGGGTGGAGCATTGTTATTGGTATTGGTGTTGGTTGCTGCCATGGCTGCACCTACATCAAAGGAAGCTTCTGAGTTTCTCTCTTCAAGCTGGCCACGCAGCCTCTGGATCTGAGTCTGCTGTTGATATAGCTGGTTATAGGCACTATTCAAGTTCAGCATCAGTTGTTGATGCTGCATGCGAAGATTGTAGTTCTGGACGAGGTCATCTAGGTGAGCTTCTCCAGGAGAGAATGGATTGGGACCTACGGAGGCAGCCTGTAACCCACCACGACCAGCTGTTCAGCAAGAAAAAGAATATACACATAATTAATatgttaattaattaattaatatattttttcttactaAATATACAAATGTTGATATGATACAGATTTACATCATAAGCTACCATAATTCATCTACTACTTACAACCCCTCCCCTTCCCACCCCAATCAAACACAACCGTACCTTACCATAAAATATCATGTCACATGAATCAGAGATACTTAAATTCTGTGAGTGAAGGGTAAACCAGACCATTCCAATCCACAGGAAAAACCAGATTAAATATGTTGCTACAACTAGCAAGACTGAATGGAGAAGACAACATACCATTAAGTGATCCTGAGAGAAGATTACTCATAGATTGTTGATCTGAGATAAGAGACTGGCACATTCCCATGCTATTTGATAGCTGTCTCTGTAGCTGTTGAATATGACCCTGTAGAGCCTGAACTGTAGGATCCTCCTCATAGCCATCAGACACAAGCTCCTCAGCTGAGCGGATGTTCTCTTGCCTGTACaacatcaaatgaaataatgaaagggTTGTGAATTTGAGTGCACGATAGCCCCGGCAGAAAGCACTCAGGACaaggcattaaaaaaaattgttatcacTTTAGAACCACAGTCAGTAAAAGTAGAACTTCACAGGCAGCATGGCAAAAGAGGTGGGAACCTTGTCATAATGGGCTAACTCAAGGGATAGAGATCAATGGCATTTAAAAAACAACTACAATCATTATCTAACCCACATTGTCAATGGTATTAAATAAAACTCCACCCAGTCACCTCAATAAATTTCTAATAGCCACTATACTCCTCCTTTCATGGGGGTTTGTCTTGAGTTGCATCACATAATGATCTACTTtgcaataaataacaaataaaatctGTCTCACAAAGCGAAAGATAAAATTCACACACAACCAATTTTAGCCTAATCTGAAGCAAGCATTTGTGGCTTGCATTTATACCCAACTCTTTATACAACGGGCCCTAAATTCTACTGGATTCAGTTATCTTTCAACCACTAAGGAGATCATACCTGAGACGACTCTGCCTATCAGTAGCTGAGTTGATGTTCTTAGGGTATCTTATACCATGCCTAGCTGCATCCATTGATGACGTCTCACCATCATCTTCCAAGGTTACTCTCTTCACTCCTGGGTAAGGTTGaacttttcttcttctgtttggTTTAGTACCTGACTCAATGGTGTACGTATCAGAGGTCACAGTACTCTGCTCCTGTTACATGtcaaaaataaacaacaaaatttcACATACTGATCTCAAATAGAGCAATTGCATGTTtcacaataatgaaaataataacaaataactGTAAATATTTAAACTCCCTTTAATTCGCATCCATTTCCCTCAATGTTTGCATTTTACTATTAACCACACAGAGATATATGACTTTCTTACCTcgatataaaatgaattaacaTACTGAAAGTGTACTCTGTTCATGGTATGAACATTATCAACCATTTCATTTCCACTAAAAAGTACAAAACCATACAACTGGAAAATAACAATCCTACAACTAATAACATGTATGATACAAAGATGTGTCAATTTCAAACTAAGCATGTGGAGAGCAAACATTTAATAAATATACAGGAAAATTCTCAGAATGTGTTAAACTGAAACTtacctcttcttcctcttcttcaacCTGTAAGAGAGCATCCCCTGGATAACCATCCTCTAATCCTTCATCTTCACTCACTTGGGTTGATCCACCCCAGGTTGCTGCAGCTGTGATATCAGCACTACGCATACTCATTCTGCCAGCATCAAGCAATAATTCCCTGTTAAGTCATTCAATGAATGATGAGCAAGACAGAGAGCAAGAGGAGGCATGGGGAAGGTATAAAAAGGACAGACCAtagaaatgaaaagagaaaaatgcaaagtattttttaatgtattccaAGCAGCACCCAAAAGACACATCCAAAAAGTATTTTCCTTTCATATCACACCAAGAAACAGCAAAGCAATGGAAGAAAGAGattcaattttcacaaatacATCACACTATTACTTTATAAGAAagaacaaatttattttctgacactatattttacttaaacatatttttctttttaacataCTACAACTGTTGAAGTATTTCATGCAAGACAAGCAGGCAATAACAAACCCCATTTCACAGAGCGCACATACAATAACAAGTTCCCCCAAACTAGTCAATA carries:
- the LOC121407991 gene encoding pericentriolar material 1 protein-like isoform X3, with translation MAASRAPPLQRSVMSEPRVNAVPRYNFTQPMDDFLFNLIGGEKEDSKPNNYYNWKPSSTFAEQPSAVVRNKKSKNKEREQNVSGKADAQGAAMMSNGPSRRRTPATYPRTQHVSSVLDREELEHLRQQLTYSDVDDQSTDSQALGSVSIANRVNNARLGDDTSSVESGMRRPPSILDTIFVNEKPDRNKIVARLMQIRDYVKQANAMMSTLQNSMDNPEKDDQVAKLNRLQEHLQEQERGYLALLERMLAEELSLAGSVSGIESSVTSNDLNGMEAAAVNGGRSSQNSGESFATSVAESASINLDARSDISEATTGQETKQNVSEQIATLEGLRKQHDLLRKMLKQQEELRTLQNRQAALMTLQSQIESRLTNSEQEKAEETVSVTSTQATTTTATSVTEDPTPVTTTAGPPGRFATGVPLTAEDLQERRRTLMRMLAEQRDTRSEEIQQARAMDWMEQTEVSPPLVSAEHEELRDKLEALQQKKRQMDELLLQLHALHPEMPNIGGDTSSVASTTSNANEYSGLMVPCEEPNETSDENEATLTNGTDSLRKLHDVRERLTELRDLVQQYQDTSQLLGDQDEDLHRKQQMQQLGLGANYEDPVLMSNLRRLERGEPVGRPVQMRPNHMSYGGDGAYVQVGSGQTTSTVTETETETETESNHSSILAAWGDDPEIKEKVRKLQEAKHKLRQLQSLVAMVQQTPEVATALPDDLAELAAGLTAEYSETNNEDEDDEEEDDEGGEEEEEETVEESGSELAMAGATGDHRMPNREEQIPADFARETREAYYEAKMNQQRRELQSLMAERHRLLGVQQQLKELNENLPPVRKPPAKPGMKSVNIIPPTKRDASTNVQSVATPSREEVFSEMRRNKALQSELRQKKNELSDLLHIVKMNRERLREGSDEYSLQTDLAEYDNDLFRELLLDAGRMSMRSADITAAATWGGSTQVSEDEGLEDGYPGDALLQVEEEEEEEQSTVTSDTYTIESGTKPNRRRKVQPYPGVKRVTLEDDGETSSMDAARHGIRYPKNINSATDRQSRLRQENIRSAEELVSDGYEEDPTVQALQGHIQQLQRQLSNSMGMCQSLISDQQSMSNLLSGSLNAGRGGLQAASVGPNPFSPGEAHLDDLVQNYNLRMQHQQLMLNLNSAYNQLYQQQTQIQRLRGQLEERNSEASFDVGAAMAATNTNTNNNAPPMYRNPQRPSGMGYPGQSPPFGRSSGMGPDAMYGPPPYNPAMPFNMNPTFPPGFGQPSPGNYRSPYANPYTPNDLNEGGTGQRDTYNPYARQATQQRLSGAASYHVPPNTAQVSNDDDEFETAYLNSATSGKASRMMGGYTLDSGIGDINDILAREQSESREEITVPPLDITSLLKRTEQQRRLRDELGSQRSNTSSNREGKHPMPSSASQARAQLSSQSNQPSARLAKLLGPKMGTGLSSSISGTAFLDTASIASTVSMSSLPGDMSDKGNNGGRSKGRGQQQQQQVQQDTDRSIRSQTSELESDAGSEFSLFEALRESIYSEVASLISQNETRPHFLIELFRELQMLNSDYLRQRALYALQDLVSKYLTDDNTNASASEAPTLPSERPMPAWMNFAGSEQTPSESFITSDEEEIKARLFGANLQKPHESSYALLEDDQYDYIENVDSASSLSTPPSLGRGEFGFANEDLGDTVIHLDKALKRMREYERLKAEAEAASGISSIDNAKERSTMSASDMTSNSSAQDMGSESSFSDLPYPRIDTRQLDLQIKGIMQEVIPYLKEHMDDVCSPQLLAYIRRLVLGLARQKDESREFVRFFNRQLGSILEDSLAKFSGRKMRECGEDLLVDISEILFNELAFFRLMQDLDTAGNKLKQEAAKRDDDDDDEDDDDEDDEEEEQTETGTETGTAQDQVTGEGESSSDESSSDEDDTVQQRHPQGRQQQDDRSGGGVMEQALETAMAVASRYEEEELGNMRDDMLATQVDISDREEDSEPQSVDHLQIELSMSESKGVTYIGSGEEEDDSDHLGEAVEETITRIGAANADGEVDSVDDTTMSTEIPVESDASQKENISRQESLEKDPAPAPAPASEPKETTDDSTPQDTSQATVGENNNEEITLDDLPSKLTVITQNTLESQMTKEQTNTDGVQGVLETMVDGEAQLAGDPMALRAPEGAPVENGIIEGNPGEIGSE